In one Pseudarthrobacter oxydans genomic region, the following are encoded:
- a CDS encoding GtrA family protein, producing the protein MRIPGSGMPSSNKSSAEAAPPVPRLAMVLYRHPVVRFLAVGGLSFALDLGLLAVLHEGFGVDLWIATPIAFVVSLVFNFLLQRVFTFQATNKGSVSAAKYLLLVLLNIVVSDVIVTGFDALGWSYVLGKTTATTLTTVWNYFLYRHWIFRREPQDVETN; encoded by the coding sequence ATGCGAATTCCCGGTTCTGGCATGCCGTCATCCAATAAATCTTCCGCCGAGGCAGCTCCTCCTGTGCCACGCCTTGCTATGGTCCTTTACCGGCATCCCGTAGTCAGATTTCTGGCGGTTGGTGGTCTTTCATTTGCGCTTGATCTGGGACTGCTGGCGGTGCTTCACGAAGGGTTCGGCGTAGACCTTTGGATTGCCACGCCCATTGCGTTCGTCGTTAGCCTGGTTTTCAATTTTCTGCTCCAGCGAGTATTCACTTTCCAGGCAACGAACAAGGGAAGCGTCAGCGCAGCAAAGTACCTGCTCCTGGTTCTACTGAACATCGTCGTAAGTGATGTGATAGTTACCGGTTTTGATGCTCTTGGCTGGTCGTATGTTTTGGGCAAGACCACTGCAACGACTCTCACCACGGTTTGGAACTATTTCCTCTACCGGCACTGGATCTTCCGGCGTGAACCGCAGGACGTGGAAACGAACTAG
- a CDS encoding DUF2142 domain-containing protein: MSIPDEPAHTIKAAAVARGQLSGTSSGVQGAPLMVQVPGYIADLNQHVCFAQKSNVTADCATPIDSSDRGWRTGKTSAGNYNPVYYGIVGLGSRGLSGETAIYAMRLISTWMVAFFLAAIFAATASLRRFHRPVIAASIALTPAVFFLTGSINPNALEIASTGAVFASLCAIAEQTASKVRLSTLLLVVFTLSASVLAHTRPLSLLWLAIAATAAVLCFGINASLRTLAQRRFQVALLIVGVSCAFALWWVVSAKSFESLLAGAPIPAESAAVAMLDKTVFFMVEYVGVLGWIDTLPPPAALYAWVLGFGAMLFLAYTARPLRARWVMVLLTVTVIAVPTALQASSSEQLGWIWQGRYTLAMVVTLILAAGVATRFRPFRITPWTKSMVRWGLVLGGLAHAYVFLEGLRRYTIGIQDHVNWTEMFEPLWQPPGTWQVLAVIYILLLATCGSFLYRLLTTPPAQARQKHIAPLQPPLSR; this comes from the coding sequence ATGTCCATTCCTGACGAACCCGCTCACACCATCAAGGCGGCAGCAGTAGCCCGTGGACAACTGTCGGGAACCAGCTCCGGAGTCCAAGGTGCCCCCTTGATGGTTCAAGTGCCCGGTTACATCGCGGATCTTAACCAACATGTATGTTTCGCGCAAAAATCAAACGTAACCGCTGACTGCGCGACTCCGATCGACTCCTCCGATCGAGGATGGAGAACCGGCAAGACATCCGCCGGAAACTACAATCCTGTGTATTACGGCATTGTCGGCCTGGGTAGCCGCGGCCTCAGCGGCGAAACTGCGATATATGCCATGAGGCTGATCAGTACGTGGATGGTGGCATTCTTCCTGGCTGCAATCTTCGCAGCCACCGCGTCCTTGCGTCGTTTCCACCGGCCAGTCATCGCGGCTTCAATAGCACTGACACCAGCTGTCTTCTTCTTAACCGGCTCGATCAACCCGAATGCGCTGGAGATTGCCTCCACGGGGGCCGTATTCGCGAGTCTTTGCGCCATCGCCGAGCAAACGGCCAGCAAGGTTAGGCTCAGCACTCTGCTCTTAGTTGTCTTCACCCTGTCCGCCTCAGTTCTCGCACATACCCGTCCGCTTTCCCTCTTGTGGTTGGCAATTGCCGCGACCGCCGCTGTGCTCTGTTTTGGCATCAATGCTTCTCTGCGCACGCTGGCACAAAGGAGATTCCAGGTAGCGCTGCTCATCGTCGGCGTATCGTGCGCTTTTGCACTGTGGTGGGTCGTGTCGGCGAAAAGCTTCGAAAGCCTGCTGGCGGGCGCCCCCATTCCTGCGGAGAGTGCAGCTGTTGCCATGCTCGACAAAACGGTTTTCTTCATGGTGGAGTACGTAGGTGTCCTTGGGTGGATCGACACTCTGCCGCCGCCGGCCGCTCTCTACGCCTGGGTCCTGGGGTTTGGGGCCATGTTGTTCCTTGCCTACACGGCCCGCCCTCTCAGGGCGCGCTGGGTCATGGTGCTGCTGACGGTTACCGTTATCGCAGTTCCAACCGCCCTGCAAGCAAGCTCAAGCGAACAGCTGGGTTGGATTTGGCAGGGAAGATACACGCTGGCAATGGTTGTCACCCTCATCTTGGCGGCTGGAGTCGCAACGCGCTTCCGGCCGTTCCGTATTACGCCTTGGACTAAGTCCATGGTCCGCTGGGGGTTGGTTCTTGGGGGATTGGCGCACGCCTATGTGTTCCTGGAAGGCTTGCGCCGCTACACCATCGGGATTCAAGATCACGTCAACTGGACAGAGATGTTTGAACCGCTGTGGCAGCCTCCAGGTACCTGGCAAGTGCTCGCGGTCATCTACATCCTGCTGTTGGCAACCTGCGGTAGTTTCCTCTACCGCCTCTTGACTACGCCGCCGGCACAGGCACGGCAGAAGCATATAGCCCCGTTGCAGCCACCGCTCAGCAGATGA
- the glf gene encoding UDP-galactopyranose mutase, translated as MTADLVIVGSGFFGLTIAEQAATELGLKVVVIDRRHHIGGNAYSEKEEQTGIEVHRYGAHLFHTSNERVWEYVNRFTTFTNYVHKVYGVHKGEVFSLPINLATINQFFRANLTPGQARELIQEQAGELAGTDPQNLNDKGIQLIGRPLYEAFIKHYTGKQWQTDPKDLPAGIISRLPVRYNYDNRYFNDKYEGLPTNGYTAWIEKMAEHPNIEVRLNTDFFDESHEYSKNKVVGNIPVIYTGPVDRYFDFAEGDLSWRTIDFEEEVLDMEDFQGTSVVNYNDDDVPYTRVIEPRHFHPERDYQTEKTVIMREFSRFAEKGDEPYYPVNTSADRERLLKYRDLAAAEKDVLFGGRLGTYKYLDMHMAIGSALSMFDNKIRPHFESGVKLESGGVDA; from the coding sequence GTGACCGCTGACCTCGTCATCGTAGGGTCCGGCTTTTTTGGCCTGACAATCGCAGAACAGGCCGCCACTGAGCTGGGCTTGAAGGTCGTCGTCATCGACCGCCGCCACCACATCGGCGGCAACGCCTACAGCGAAAAAGAAGAGCAGACCGGCATCGAGGTGCACCGCTACGGCGCCCACCTCTTCCACACATCCAACGAGCGGGTGTGGGAGTACGTCAACCGGTTCACGACCTTCACGAACTATGTCCACAAGGTCTATGGCGTGCATAAGGGGGAGGTCTTCTCACTCCCCATCAACCTGGCGACCATAAACCAGTTCTTCCGTGCCAACCTGACACCCGGCCAGGCGCGGGAACTCATTCAGGAGCAGGCCGGCGAGCTCGCCGGGACCGATCCGCAGAACCTCAATGACAAGGGCATCCAGCTGATCGGCCGTCCCCTGTACGAGGCCTTCATCAAGCACTACACCGGCAAGCAGTGGCAGACGGATCCCAAGGACCTGCCGGCCGGCATCATTTCGCGGCTCCCGGTGCGGTACAACTACGACAACCGGTACTTCAACGACAAGTACGAGGGCCTGCCCACGAACGGCTACACGGCGTGGATCGAAAAGATGGCGGAGCACCCGAACATCGAGGTCCGGCTCAACACCGATTTCTTCGATGAGTCGCATGAGTACAGCAAGAACAAGGTGGTCGGGAACATCCCGGTGATCTACACGGGCCCCGTGGACCGCTACTTCGACTTCGCTGAAGGTGACCTGTCCTGGCGCACCATCGACTTCGAGGAAGAAGTGCTGGACATGGAGGACTTCCAGGGCACCTCCGTTGTGAATTACAACGACGACGACGTCCCCTACACCCGGGTCATCGAGCCCCGCCACTTCCACCCCGAGCGTGACTACCAGACGGAAAAGACCGTCATCATGCGAGAGTTCTCACGTTTCGCCGAGAAGGGTGATGAGCCGTACTACCCGGTCAACACGTCCGCTGACCGGGAACGGCTCCTGAAATACCGCGACCTGGCGGCGGCCGAGAAGGACGTCCTCTTCGGCGGGCGTCTCGGGACGTACAAGTACCTGGACATGCACATGGCCATCGGTTCGGCACTGAGCATGTTTGACAACAAGATCCGGCCGCACTTCGAAAGCGGTGTAAAGCTAGAAAGCGGAGGCGTCGACGCATGA
- a CDS encoding DUF2142 domain-containing protein → MTLLFRNVRRRGLPRPLPTFGLLTALFFLLFGLWSAATPLMGSPDEPAHTIKAAAVVRGQILVEEGTSFGHGVHVRVPNYIASLHAQSCYKFNRAQAADCTAPIYADDTFTNIAVTSAGSYNPMYYFVVGLPSLLMSGAPALYAMRLVSALLCAAFFAAGFTALTELRRPKYPVLVAALTMTPMILFLGGGINPNSLEIAATMAAFAGFVVILDNWRDTRRVIPALATVAASTVALANARQISLIWLLCALIVGVCSFRFRRTVTVFKDRRVLAAVGLAVPGALLGLVWMYLAANGPANVGVAPEGIANPHPDAPLYRGFMIMLDRTYDFFPQYIGTMGWLDTPAPELVTLVWGGLMIAGLLIPFCVRPLRNWTGYWVALAMLYLVPALLQTALWRGMGFIWQGRYTLPLVVVLFVSVGLGLRKLRFPDGPVALHVSRIMFWLIVFCHTLTFAYVLRRYVVGISEIANWQTLFSSPDWQPPFGWLPLTIAYLLITALAGLILFRYLFTGQPLIARSVRAGRPGRLSTSGATAHAERNAAADLISASGASHPVSPEPEVSRAPREPSM, encoded by the coding sequence ATGACCCTGCTTTTCCGAAATGTTCGACGACGTGGGTTGCCCCGACCACTGCCTACTTTCGGTCTTCTCACGGCACTGTTCTTTCTGCTGTTCGGATTGTGGTCGGCCGCCACCCCCCTCATGGGCTCTCCAGACGAGCCCGCGCATACCATTAAGGCCGCAGCTGTAGTTCGCGGCCAGATCCTGGTGGAGGAAGGTACCTCGTTCGGCCACGGCGTCCACGTACGTGTACCCAACTATATTGCGAGCCTCCACGCCCAAAGCTGCTACAAGTTCAACCGGGCTCAGGCTGCCGATTGCACAGCTCCCATTTATGCCGACGACACCTTCACAAACATTGCTGTGACCTCTGCAGGCTCCTATAACCCGATGTACTACTTTGTTGTCGGGTTGCCATCACTACTGATGTCCGGCGCCCCGGCGCTCTATGCCATGCGGCTGGTAAGCGCTCTACTCTGTGCCGCTTTCTTTGCAGCCGGCTTCACCGCACTGACCGAACTGAGGCGTCCGAAGTACCCCGTCTTGGTTGCGGCCCTGACAATGACTCCGATGATCCTGTTCCTTGGCGGGGGCATCAACCCGAACTCCTTGGAGATTGCGGCCACCATGGCAGCATTCGCGGGGTTCGTGGTGATCCTCGACAACTGGCGGGACACAAGACGTGTGATCCCCGCGCTGGCCACTGTTGCCGCGTCCACGGTGGCACTCGCAAACGCCCGGCAAATATCGTTGATATGGCTTCTCTGCGCCCTGATCGTCGGTGTCTGCTCTTTCCGGTTCCGGCGCACTGTCACCGTCTTTAAGGACAGGCGGGTGCTCGCTGCCGTGGGTTTGGCCGTTCCAGGGGCATTGTTGGGGTTAGTTTGGATGTACCTGGCAGCTAACGGGCCAGCAAACGTCGGCGTGGCGCCAGAGGGAATTGCCAATCCACATCCCGACGCCCCCCTGTACCGCGGTTTCATGATTATGCTCGACCGGACGTACGATTTCTTCCCGCAGTACATCGGAACCATGGGATGGCTCGACACCCCTGCACCCGAACTGGTGACGCTGGTTTGGGGCGGATTGATGATCGCCGGCCTGCTGATCCCTTTCTGTGTCCGGCCGCTTCGCAACTGGACCGGATACTGGGTTGCCCTCGCAATGCTCTACCTGGTTCCTGCGCTGCTGCAGACCGCGCTATGGCGTGGGATGGGGTTCATCTGGCAAGGACGCTACACGCTTCCCCTTGTTGTGGTCCTATTCGTCAGCGTAGGTCTTGGGCTGAGGAAACTCAGATTCCCGGACGGCCCCGTTGCCTTACACGTTTCGCGGATCATGTTCTGGCTCATTGTTTTCTGCCACACCTTGACCTTCGCATATGTCTTGAGGCGCTACGTTGTAGGCATTAGTGAGATCGCCAATTGGCAGACGCTTTTCTCTTCGCCTGACTGGCAGCCGCCGTTCGGTTGGCTCCCCTTGACCATCGCTTACCTTCTTATAACCGCGCTCGCGGGCCTGATCCTGTTCCGCTACCTCTTCACCGGGCAGCCTTTGATAGCTCGCTCGGTGAGAGCTGGAAGGCCGGGCCGGCTCTCCACTTCGGGAGCCACCGCCCACGCGGAGCGGAACGCTGCGGCAGACCTTATTTCCGCATCCGGGGCCTCCCACCCCGTTTCCCCCGAGCCCGAAGTCTCCAGGGCGCCGCGGGAACCGTCCATGTAA
- a CDS encoding glycosyltransferase — translation MAPADFEAKEPHQDVCGVVSAYNPGPENVSNVKWLLRFVSHVVVVDDGSPGDVSQALAEMEDAGAIVVRLSNNSGIARALNVGIKEAVERWGPEWIVTMDQDSRFTGDYITSALETAASSRDPRSVGMVCAESHNHIPLPTWGDRQEAQIFDPMTSGSLVRTSVFNVVGFFDEGFFIDCVDSEFNARLREHGLRALAGRGCNLEHSLGSARPMKILGWHARVGSKKLFVYYHAPFRVYYITRNSLILARRYAMKQPTWVLRRIYMEIQSNVVRFGFGPNRRKHFVAAVAGVRDALRQKMGKIDDALAARLR, via the coding sequence ATGGCGCCTGCAGACTTTGAAGCCAAAGAACCGCACCAGGACGTGTGCGGGGTCGTTTCCGCATACAACCCAGGTCCGGAAAACGTCTCCAACGTCAAATGGCTGCTGCGCTTCGTCTCCCACGTTGTGGTCGTCGACGACGGCTCGCCGGGCGACGTTTCACAGGCGCTGGCGGAGATGGAGGACGCTGGCGCAATCGTGGTACGGCTGAGCAATAACTCCGGCATAGCACGGGCCCTGAATGTTGGAATCAAGGAAGCAGTGGAGCGGTGGGGTCCGGAGTGGATCGTCACCATGGACCAGGACTCCCGCTTTACCGGCGATTACATCACGTCCGCACTCGAAACCGCGGCTTCCTCCCGCGACCCTCGAAGCGTGGGCATGGTGTGCGCGGAGTCACATAACCATATTCCACTGCCCACCTGGGGCGATCGGCAGGAAGCCCAGATCTTCGACCCCATGACCAGCGGCAGCTTGGTACGGACAAGCGTCTTCAATGTCGTTGGGTTCTTTGACGAGGGCTTTTTCATCGACTGCGTGGACTCTGAATTCAATGCCCGCTTACGCGAGCATGGACTCCGTGCCCTCGCGGGACGGGGATGCAACCTGGAGCACAGCCTTGGCAGTGCGCGCCCCATGAAAATTCTGGGATGGCATGCCCGCGTCGGCTCAAAGAAGCTGTTCGTCTACTACCACGCGCCGTTCCGTGTTTACTACATCACCCGCAATTCACTCATCCTTGCCCGCCGGTATGCGATGAAACAGCCAACGTGGGTGCTTCGCAGGATTTACATGGAAATCCAAAGCAACGTTGTCCGCTTTGGATTTGGCCCCAATAGGCGGAAGCATTTCGTCGCGGCCGTGGCAGGTGTCCGCGATGCGCTCCGTCAGAAGATGGGCAAGATAGACGACGCCCTCGCCGCCCGCCTGCGCTAA
- a CDS encoding substrate-binding domain-containing protein yields MIPVSRRTSRLLAAALLSGLFTLTSCSTTPPGTIQGALTGIGSNAGQGAVSAWGLAWGSAVKGTSVSFSPDGSAAGLKAFQDGQAHFAITSAPLPEREAEAVRGMCTDKGALSLAAGVLPVGVAVKIKGVNDLVLDPRTLAAILRGEITRWNDSRLAELNPGIALPDLAITVLVPEGPSDTVRPVNNYISERTGTDWDPEHEDRWPADVVGQSSSPPLALADKLDDTNGGLSILDGSIIGNRFTAAQLMFDGKPRRLQASSVVDAVSTGDVEASSTSVVQSLDGRSGYALGTVIYLHVCREYSEPALSRLGRSFSENVFGSDAQKNANAFAFVMSPSKKAASEGLALISTIGDGQ; encoded by the coding sequence GTGATTCCTGTTTCCCGCCGAACATCCCGTCTCCTGGCCGCCGCTTTACTGTCGGGGCTCTTCACCCTAACCTCGTGCTCCACCACTCCCCCCGGAACCATCCAGGGCGCTCTTACCGGCATCGGCAGCAACGCCGGGCAGGGAGCCGTCAGCGCTTGGGGTTTGGCATGGGGCAGCGCGGTCAAGGGCACTTCGGTCAGCTTCTCGCCCGATGGTTCCGCGGCGGGGCTCAAGGCGTTCCAGGACGGACAAGCGCACTTTGCAATCACTTCTGCTCCGCTGCCTGAGCGGGAGGCTGAAGCGGTGCGCGGTATGTGCACTGATAAGGGCGCATTATCGCTGGCAGCCGGAGTCCTGCCGGTAGGTGTTGCGGTCAAGATCAAAGGCGTAAATGACCTTGTGCTGGACCCTCGAACCCTCGCAGCCATACTGCGCGGGGAAATCACGCGATGGAACGATTCGAGGCTGGCTGAGCTGAACCCTGGAATTGCGTTGCCGGACCTGGCAATCACTGTTCTTGTTCCGGAAGGGCCGTCGGATACAGTGCGGCCCGTCAACAACTACATCAGTGAGCGGACAGGCACCGATTGGGATCCCGAGCATGAAGACCGCTGGCCAGCCGACGTAGTCGGGCAGTCGTCGTCGCCGCCGCTGGCTCTTGCGGACAAACTTGACGATACGAATGGTGGCCTCTCCATTCTCGATGGAAGCATTATCGGCAACAGGTTTACTGCAGCCCAACTGATGTTTGACGGGAAGCCCCGGAGGCTGCAAGCCTCCTCGGTGGTAGACGCTGTCAGTACGGGCGATGTAGAAGCCTCATCAACCTCAGTCGTCCAATCGTTGGATGGGCGCTCCGGATATGCCCTGGGCACTGTCATTTACCTGCACGTCTGCAGGGAGTACTCGGAACCGGCCCTGAGCCGGCTGGGCCGCTCGTTCAGCGAAAATGTCTTTGGCAGCGATGCCCAGAAGAACGCCAACGCATTCGCGTTTGTCATGTCACCTAGCAAAAAAGCCGCAAGCGAAGGACTGGCACTCATCAGCACCATTGGAGACGGACAATGA
- a CDS encoding glycosyltransferase: MTDTPGWATLQRVIFPPESGVDTMSLYADAGPASGVRMQESNEFARNPKPLGERLHLVGASPKEVHFDDLVSRYSIRVRSGEQLSLGTYFNAFPASYWRRWTHVRQIRLVVETSGHGSVTVYKSNARGTIQRVEGARLDGDTTTAFELSIKPFGDGGWYWFDLASSRGDLVLKQARWEGPQPLRSGERATIQITTMDKPDFCLANIRSLVEHPDALELAKEVIIVDQGSRKVAHQPGFAEVAELFGPKLRVIDQANLGGSGGFARGMYEAVENGSDYVLLLDDDVVMEPESIMRMMAFSGRCKNPTIVGGHMFDLYSRSTLYSMGETIDARRFSPGQPHQDMQMRHDFGVSNLRQTPWLHRRVDVDYNGWWMCLIPTSVIRTIGLPLPVFIKWDDSEYGLRARAAGIRTVSLPGAALWHISWIDKDDLVGWQAYFHNRNRLITALLHSPYPKGGNVLRESFQEDVKHLVSLQYFTAHNRLAGRDDLLTGPGHLHPSLSTKLAEINELRESYSDATMREDVDDFPAPALGAGLSAAADVQMPAKKDMVQWGLTMVARQLMKQPPPESLERPQAYLAHLDNRWFRIAHYDSVVVSNAEGTAASWYRRDPKKLRAMLTRSARQHARLYKDWNALADNYRSALPALVSMEAWRATFDAAAPAQGHKNDPATRSAGASK; this comes from the coding sequence ATGACTGACACGCCGGGCTGGGCAACGCTCCAGAGGGTCATATTCCCTCCGGAATCAGGGGTGGACACCATGTCCCTCTATGCGGACGCCGGCCCGGCAAGCGGCGTTCGGATGCAGGAGAGCAACGAGTTTGCCCGGAATCCCAAGCCTCTTGGAGAGAGGCTGCACCTTGTTGGGGCAAGCCCGAAGGAGGTGCATTTCGATGACCTCGTGTCCCGTTATTCCATTCGTGTGCGTTCAGGCGAACAGCTTTCGCTCGGAACTTACTTCAATGCCTTCCCGGCCAGTTACTGGCGGCGATGGACCCATGTCAGGCAAATCCGGCTTGTCGTTGAGACCTCCGGACACGGTTCGGTCACCGTCTACAAATCGAATGCCCGCGGAACGATCCAGCGTGTTGAAGGCGCAAGGCTGGATGGCGACACGACGACGGCATTCGAGTTGTCCATCAAACCATTCGGTGATGGCGGTTGGTATTGGTTCGATCTGGCGTCGAGCCGCGGCGACCTCGTCCTAAAGCAGGCACGCTGGGAAGGGCCCCAGCCGCTGAGGTCCGGGGAGCGGGCGACGATCCAGATCACTACTATGGACAAGCCCGACTTCTGCCTCGCCAACATTCGCTCGCTCGTTGAGCATCCGGATGCCCTTGAACTGGCGAAGGAAGTTATCATCGTCGACCAAGGGTCACGAAAAGTGGCGCACCAGCCCGGATTCGCAGAGGTTGCGGAGCTCTTTGGCCCAAAACTCAGGGTGATCGACCAGGCCAACCTTGGGGGTTCAGGAGGTTTCGCGCGGGGAATGTACGAAGCTGTCGAAAACGGCAGCGACTACGTTCTCCTCCTGGACGATGACGTCGTCATGGAGCCGGAGAGCATCATGCGGATGATGGCTTTTTCCGGCAGATGCAAGAATCCCACCATCGTTGGTGGCCATATGTTCGACCTCTACAGCAGGAGCACCTTGTATTCGATGGGCGAGACCATCGACGCCCGCCGCTTCTCGCCAGGCCAGCCGCATCAGGATATGCAGATGCGGCACGACTTTGGCGTTTCCAACCTTCGGCAGACGCCATGGCTTCACCGCCGCGTCGACGTAGATTACAACGGTTGGTGGATGTGCCTGATCCCGACGTCCGTCATCCGGACGATTGGCCTGCCCCTGCCCGTGTTCATTAAGTGGGATGACTCCGAGTATGGTCTTCGGGCCAGAGCTGCCGGAATCCGGACGGTATCCCTTCCAGGGGCGGCACTCTGGCACATCTCCTGGATAGACAAAGACGACCTTGTGGGCTGGCAGGCCTACTTCCACAACCGTAACCGGCTCATTACCGCACTTCTCCATAGTCCCTATCCCAAAGGGGGCAACGTCCTTCGGGAATCTTTCCAGGAAGACGTCAAACATCTGGTATCCCTGCAGTACTTCACCGCGCACAATCGTTTGGCTGGAAGGGACGACCTCCTGACAGGTCCCGGGCACCTGCATCCCTCCCTGAGTACAAAGCTCGCGGAGATCAACGAACTCCGTGAGTCATACTCCGACGCAACGATGCGCGAGGACGTGGACGATTTTCCTGCGCCTGCACTGGGCGCCGGCCTCTCGGCCGCTGCCGATGTCCAAATGCCCGCCAAGAAGGACATGGTCCAGTGGGGTTTGACCATGGTGGCGCGGCAGCTGATGAAGCAGCCCCCGCCGGAATCGCTGGAACGCCCCCAGGCGTACCTCGCCCACCTTGATAATCGCTGGTTTCGGATAGCCCACTACGACTCCGTCGTAGTTTCAAACGCGGAGGGTACGGCCGCCTCCTGGTATAGGCGCGATCCGAAAAAGCTCAGGGCAATGCTGACACGGTCGGCCAGACAGCATGCACGACTGTACAAAGACTGGAATGCGCTGGCTGATAACTACAGGTCGGCGCTGCCGGCCCTTGTTTCGATGGAGGCCTGGCGCGCCACCTTCGATGCCGCCGCCCCGGCGCAGGGCCATAAAAATGACCCTGCCACCAGGAGCGCCGGCGCTTCTAAATGA
- a CDS encoding DUF6541 family protein — MIWFGFLPVVVLAALLLYVPGALIASCLKFRPGAVLGLAPLHSTAAAGLAGVIAGQLGIPWSVLPFLLVSALIAAAALVITRGIPWRMPRIPSWRQCLPFAAIALASVPITWRFIQLVGSPEHPSQVFDNVFHLNAIRFILDTGNASSLNLASIQGVSGLDAVYPAAWHSFAALLVQLAAVDIPTAQNALNLVVAAVLWPASCFFLVAKTVSRRPAALILAAVVAGTQVAFPFLMIVWGPLFPYALAISMMPAAITALAGLARLGRTRTDPLRSWTCALAIAMAGLAFAHTSSINTTMAAGFPIAALLWWRLAERAKLRQPDPRRAWLLIAGTLAVVVVAAALWFKLRPAPYDNWGPSVKPGAAVGEILTMSPMQSAIPAVVVSVLSIAGLLTVFRMGSLRWLAACYGIVGALYVVAASLPESALRDALVGTWYQDTYRLAALLPLFATPLAVVGGLRIWDSWRASAAAFKLQRVIGHRFRWRSHTGATALATITAFAFAALATVAGPLSHYIAGAATVYRFDAGSDLLTPDELALLKRIPSQVPPDAVIADNPWNGSSLAYAYANRRVLTAHLFAEKDADTSLIDRELKEAPDNEAVCSALKKKNVQYVLDFGSQYLIDLPGSETYPGVTDISDVQGLDLVDSQGDGAKLYRITACP; from the coding sequence ATGATATGGTTCGGCTTCCTCCCGGTGGTGGTTTTGGCAGCCCTCCTGCTGTACGTCCCCGGAGCCCTGATTGCCAGCTGCCTGAAATTCCGCCCGGGTGCTGTCCTTGGTCTTGCACCATTGCATTCGACGGCGGCCGCAGGCCTTGCGGGTGTCATTGCCGGACAACTGGGGATCCCTTGGAGTGTCCTGCCGTTTCTGCTGGTGAGCGCCCTGATTGCCGCGGCCGCACTGGTGATTACACGGGGCATTCCGTGGCGAATGCCCCGGATCCCGTCATGGCGGCAGTGTCTCCCCTTCGCTGCCATCGCCCTGGCTTCTGTTCCGATAACCTGGCGCTTCATCCAGCTGGTCGGCTCACCTGAGCATCCCTCACAGGTATTCGATAACGTCTTTCACCTCAACGCCATCCGGTTCATCCTCGACACCGGCAATGCTTCCTCGCTGAACCTTGCTTCTATCCAGGGGGTGAGCGGCTTGGATGCTGTCTATCCGGCGGCATGGCATTCTTTTGCCGCCTTACTGGTGCAGTTGGCCGCCGTCGATATCCCTACAGCGCAAAATGCACTGAATCTGGTCGTAGCAGCTGTTCTGTGGCCCGCTTCCTGCTTTTTTCTGGTGGCAAAGACCGTTTCGAGAAGGCCCGCTGCGCTTATCCTTGCAGCCGTTGTCGCCGGGACACAGGTGGCGTTCCCGTTCCTTATGATCGTCTGGGGACCGTTGTTCCCCTACGCCCTGGCAATTAGCATGATGCCCGCCGCCATCACTGCCCTGGCCGGGCTGGCACGGCTCGGACGGACCCGTACGGATCCGCTGCGGAGCTGGACCTGTGCGCTCGCCATCGCGATGGCGGGCCTTGCCTTCGCCCACACCAGTTCCATTAACACCACTATGGCTGCTGGTTTTCCGATCGCTGCCCTGCTGTGGTGGCGGCTTGCTGAGCGGGCTAAACTGCGGCAACCTGACCCGCGACGGGCCTGGCTGCTTATTGCCGGGACGTTGGCCGTTGTTGTTGTTGCAGCCGCCCTCTGGTTCAAGCTCCGCCCTGCTCCGTACGACAACTGGGGACCATCCGTTAAGCCGGGTGCCGCCGTCGGTGAAATCCTGACAATGAGCCCGATGCAGTCAGCCATCCCGGCTGTGGTGGTCTCGGTCCTGTCCATCGCGGGATTGCTCACGGTCTTCCGGATGGGCAGCCTCCGTTGGCTCGCCGCCTGTTATGGCATCGTCGGGGCGCTCTATGTCGTGGCAGCATCACTGCCTGAGAGCGCCCTTAGGGACGCTCTGGTGGGGACCTGGTACCAGGACACCTACCGGCTGGCGGCTCTCCTGCCGCTGTTCGCGACGCCGCTTGCCGTGGTCGGCGGACTGCGCATATGGGATTCCTGGCGCGCTTCCGCCGCGGCCTTCAAACTCCAGCGCGTGATCGGACACCGGTTTCGTTGGCGCTCACACACCGGGGCAACTGCACTGGCAACCATTACGGCCTTTGCCTTCGCTGCGCTCGCAACTGTCGCTGGCCCCTTGTCGCACTATATCGCCGGCGCCGCCACCGTCTATCGGTTCGACGCTGGATCCGACTTGTTGACTCCTGACGAGTTGGCGTTGTTGAAACGAATCCCCAGTCAGGTTCCTCCGGATGCAGTCATCGCCGATAACCCCTGGAACGGCAGCTCTTTGGCCTACGCTTATGCGAACCGGCGGGTACTGACGGCTCATCTGTTTGCGGAGAAGGACGCTGACACATCGCTTATCGACCGAGAACTGAAGGAAGCTCCGGACAACGAAGCCGTCTGCAGCGCGTTGAAGAAAAAGAATGTGCAATACGTTTTGGACTTTGGATCGCAGTACCTGATCGATTTGCCGGGATCCGAAACCTATCCCGGTGTAACCGACATAAGTGATGTCCAGGGGCTTGACCTTGTAGATTCACAAGGTGACGGGGCCAAACTTTACCGGATCACGGCCTGCCCATGA